Sequence from the Argentina anserina chromosome 7, drPotAnse1.1, whole genome shotgun sequence genome:
CTTTTCCTTGTTAAACCCTACAAGATAGGAAAGGTACCACACTCCTAATATTGTACAATTTTCTAAGCTTTATTAATGGATAACCTCCTTTTCCTTTGAGAGGTTCTATTTGCACCTCTTAAATTGTTAAATAGACCTCTCaaatttttggtattttttaaaatcataatttaccattttatataaaaaatgaaaataagatAATGAACTAAAAGGGAAGAAGATAAACATTCTAGTGAGGAGTTTTTAATCAATAACATGGATCGTAGGATAAACATATTGATCTATCAATTAATAATACAAAAATTTCATACATTGGTTGCAAGTTTGATCTAATCATGGTTTTCTTTCTATTTCATCTTgtgaaaatttcaaaattttggtATCCCAATTATTTGTGAACAATTCACAATTGTGATTGTATTCTAATTTTGATTTCTAACTGATTGCAGATTATTAATTGGATTCTTGAGAATTTACCTTCCCATTTAGTCAAACTAAATCTCGAAAATAATGGAGAAGAAAAGGGTtatgaaaaggaaaaataagaGGTGTAGATAGTGATATATGGGGTAAAATTGGAAGATTTATATTAAAAGGAATTGATGGAGGTACAAATAGTAATAAGtttttcaacaaaaaaagcataattaaataaaaaaaggttCAGATGGAAAGTGTTCAAAATAGGAAGACAATTTAGGAAATATCAATAGTACGTTGAATTGGGCTGATGGTGATCACCTAGCTAATAAACTACATGTTTGCTCCACATGTGTACTTGTTGGAATCAAATTGCCTGCAGTCGTTCTGGGCACAGAGATGGCTTCATAGGCATTTCTAGGCATTCAACATCTCCTTCGAGCATTGCTATGGCTCTCTTCATGGAAGGTCGATCATTTGGTTTCATTTGAATACACCACAATGCAGTTATGATCatctttttaataattttcttATCCTCGTCTGTTTTACCATCACCAATCTCCAAGTTCTTCCCCTCATTATATTGATCGTGAACCCATGAGGGGAAGTAAATTTGGCTTGAATGCTCTACCAATGCATTTACATTTTTCCTTCTACTTGCCATTTCCATCAACAACATCCCAAAACTATAGACGTCAGCTTTGTATGACACACCACCAATGTTCTTGTAGAACAACTCAGGAGCAATATATCCCATTGTGCCTCTCGCTGCCATTGAAGAGACTATGCTATTATCCACTGGATATAGTTTTGCCAACCCAAAGTCTGATAGCTTTGGtataaaattctcatcaaGTAGGATATTATGAGGCTTGATATCGAAATGTAGTATCTGCATTTCACAACCTCGATGCAAATATTCAATGCCACGAGCCACTCCAACTGCGATCTCATACATTTTCTTGCAACTTAAAGTGATCAATCCTTCTTTAGAGTAAATGAATTTATCAAGAGAGCCATTTGGCATGAAATCATAGACTAAAGCACGCTTTGAACCTTCGACACAGTAACCTACAAGCTGCACCACATTAACATGATGAATCCTTCCAATAGTAGCTACTTCACTCACGAAATCGTCCCCATTAGCATTAGAGTTGCCTAACAACTTAATGGCTCCCAAGTGGCCACTGCGTAATTTGCCTTTATATACAGACCCATAGCCCCCTTCCCCCAACTTATCCTTGAATCCATTAGACATTTTCTTAATGTTGGAGTAAGTGTACCTTATGGGCATGAAATTGCCACTTTGTAGAAAATCTTCTATAGTGTTGTTGGACGATAAATGTCTTCTTCGCCATTTGTAGATTAGAAGTGCAATCACAAATGGAGCTCCTAGAATGAACCTAACTGTAAAACCCATAGCAACTgcataagaaaaacaaatcataaGAATACGTACAAACTATGTTTCTAATGatgatatattaatttatctaATTTTGTATCCACATAGTTTCTTgcttctattttttcttttcccgtCTTTTACCTCACATAAACTAAGCTGAacatatcaaaaaaaaaaaatcttaccGAGGGTAATCTGTTGTAGTATGAATTCTTGAGCTGCAAGCAATATACCGATAGCAAACAGAATGAGACTTCCGCGTGGATGATtccaaaaactaaaaaaaagagaagttGAAATGATCAATACAAGTTCTTACATATATTGAGTTCTAGCAGGACAAaatctgcaaaaaaaaaaaaacgtaaaTAAATGAGTAACAAAAAACGCCGGACTTATTTGGACTAGATAGTATGAAACTATGAACAATGTCCGAATTAAGTTAGCAAGATCTGCAAGCTAGCTTAATGAATGCAAATTGCAAATTACGTACTTCAATTCACTAGCACGTAGGAACAAATTAATGATTATATTTTTGATGAAATCAGACATGATCACTTCGATTACTGTTTGCAACATTGCATGAGAATTAAATTGGCGGAAAGATCTCATACCGTAAATGTACGCCCACAGAAGTTGAAAGAAACCTGAACAgacaaagaaaattaaacaaaatttaGTATTTGAAGTTACTTTCTGGATTCTTGAGTTAAATTAAGTACTAATATTGAAAGGGCATATGTACCTGTGAGGCTATGAGGAAAACATCGATCTTCTGGATAACTCCATTGCTTTCGCTCTCGGCAATTAACCCAGACATAAGTTACATCATACTCAAGATCAAAGCCATACAGCAATTCTTTGTGTATATCTTCATAGGACATGTTCCTCTTCATTGTTGCGGAAGTAGTAATCAGAGTGGTCGATTCTATACTGCACCCATCTTCCAACTCCGATACGGTCGTGGTGCCTCTCTTGACATAACCATATGCTTCCGATTTGAGGCACGAAGCAGTACTCACATACGAAGAAGAATGCACTTGATTTGCACACTTCaagaaagctagaggtgtACTCGATGACGTCCCGTAAGATCTGTAAATTGATTCGTCCAAAGGAAAACGAGGAAGGGTAGCACAATTGTTCTTCTCAATGCCAGGATCTACGACTCGGATATTGCCGTCACGGTAGTTGATTTCCTTCACGTAGTATTTGCCAGAAGAGAGGCGTAGCATTGTGACATTGTTGTCACATTCCAAAGTGAAGCTCGAGACACCACAGTGCTTTGGATCATGTTTTAGCCGGAAGGGGTAGCTTATGTTGTGGATGATGCCGCAGGAAGAAGGGACACACTTCTTGTTATCAGTACCATTAGCTATAGGATTGAGAGCATATACGCCCATAAAACTTGTCGTATAGAtattggaggaggaagaagctgCAGTAGCCTTAGCATTACAGGATATTGAGGCAATAAGAAATAATAAGGCTGCAATTGAAAACCATTCCACAAACTTGATtttaggggtgttaattgaaaaccgaaaaccgaaaaaaaaccgaaccataaccgaaaaaaaccgaagaaaaaaaaaccgcaccaaaccgcaaaaaaaccgcaccaaaccgaaagatttggtgtggttttagtTTGGGACGTttggaaaccgaaaccgaaccgaaaaaccgaatatatatatatatatatatatatattattaagaaattatattatttatagatatttttaatatacataattaaatatgttatcgatcgagacccaaactttatcaaaattcgatgaattttttaccatatctgtatttatatatgctgatcacatccgacggtcaaaatttcataatttgaattttagatattggaaccacaacatgtctactaatgtggtataacttgtttagtggtctttttgcaaatgtatgcagttgtgaagcaactatatcttataaatagaattttgcaaatttgtccgcatgatgcgttacgtatagtgaaatatggttatagtaaaaaaatcacatattttcgataacgtttgtgtcccgatcgaggcggtcaaccctttttacgcttattatcccctataggtagccttatccctggaacgtaaaatttttgaaaattttacacgagctgctacatcacatatatgtgagagtgtgtgcatgaaaaaatccaccaaaactagtcaagaaggagagggtaagaacaaattcacttaattatatgaaattaagttaatgttgaccacatcgatcgagacccaaactttatcaaaattcggtgaattttttaccatatatgtatttatatatgctgatcacatccgacggtcgaaatttcataatttgaattttagatattggaaccacaacatgtctactaatgtggtataacttgtttagtggtcttattgcaaatgtatgcagttgtgaagcaactatatcttataaatagaattttgcaaatttgtccgcatgatgcgttacgtatagtgaaatatggttatggtaaaaaaatcacatattttcgataacgtttgtgtcccgatcgaggcggtcaaccctttttacgtttattatcacctatgggtGGCCTTATccatggaacgtaaaattttttcgaaaattttacactagctgctacatcacatatatgtgagagtgtgtgcatgaaaaaatccaccaaaactagtcaagaaggagggggtaagaacaaattcacttaattagatgaaattaagttaatgttgaccacatcgatcgagacccaaatattatcaacattagatgaattttttaccatatccttatttaaatatgctgatcacatctgacggtcaaaatttaatattttgaattttagacattggaacgacaacatgcctactaatgtggtataacttgtttagtggctttttgcaaatgtatgcatttgtgaagcaactatatattataaatagaattttgcaaatatgtccgcatgatgcgttacgtattgtgaaatatggttatggtaaaaaatcacatattttcgataacgtttgtgtcccgatcgaggcggtcaaccctttatacgcttattatcccctatgggtagccttatccctggaacgtaaaatttttgaaaattttacacgagctgctacatcacatatatgtgagagtgtgtgcatgaaaaaatccaccaaaactagtcaagaaggagggggtaagaacaaattcacttaattagatgaaattaagttaatgttgaccacatcgatcgagacccaaatattatcaacattagatgaattttttaccatatccttatttaaatatgctgatcacatttgacggtcaaaatttaatattttgaattttagatattggaacgacaacatgcctactaatgtggtataacttgtttagtgactttttgcaattgtatgcatttgtgaagcaactatatcttgtaaatagaattttgcaaatctgtccgcatgttctttttatttcgttaagaatcaagtaggtagacaaggaaagaaactccgattttctttataaaataaccgaaagaaaaaccgatataaaccagagaaaaaccaaatcgaaccaaaccgaacacaattggtttttttttaaaaaagtgaaaaaccaaaccgaattaaaccgaataaatagaacggtttggtgttcggtatcacctataaaccgaaccattcaaaccgattaacacccctactTGATTTGTCCCATGGCCAAGAAGAAGGATTGATAACAAACGATTGTCTCGCAATTGCAAAGTTGGTTCTGATCTTTGAACACTTGGAACAGTTCTGTATGAATAGAAGATAACGTACCGCAATGATGATGAGATGCCAAATAATTAGAAACAGTCTTTAATGTGTGCGACCCGAAACCATTTTGGTCGAAATGTCTTTTTAGAAGCATGCGTTCAACTTGCAACTTGCAACTTGGGAAGCTTGCCTTTTGGATTCTAGTATTCACGTTTCAAGACTTCTAGTGAAGCAAGTCAATACGGGAGCTTTCAGTAATCGACTACTAGTCAACAGTCAACACATTGCTTTAATTGATTTAAgatcttattttctttgaattagaTGTTTAAAggaaaattattttatgcaCTGAGATGCgagtgaataaaatcaataatcAATATGCAATCTCAATCACTAGTTTAATCACCAACTATTCACATGTCACTAATATTTGAGGAATGGTAAAATTAAAGTAATTTATTATGATGGAAGAGAAAAATGACAGATTCGAGATAAGCCACAATCTCATCATGATCTACAATAATAGAAATCACTTCATCACAACCGCTGAGCCGTCAACGAACACTAACAGAAGAACTAACAGCTCACATGACTTGTGCAATATTGCTTGGAGCATGAAATACGCTCTTGTGTAAGAGTAGAGAAAAATTGGGTGTTAAAAGTACATGCAATAAAACGATCCTTTTTtgtaaggaaaaagaaaaacatgaaCTGTGTCGATAGAGAAAGACGGAAAGAGTCTTCTTAAAAGTACCACACAATTTTTGGCTGAGTCACGCGCTTTTGATATATTCACTTTTTCCGGGAACTTGCCACTATCTAGACTTGACTTTAAAGACCATATCAGTCAACTTTTGTAAACCAGCCAATCCTTACTCTAGCTATTTGCCATAATATAATTTCATCCAAATATATCAGAAAATTTAGTACCAGTTTACTCTGTATCCCAAAAAAACTAGTAACTGAAAAAATCTCAGGCAATGCAGAAAACTCTCATTTCTTCCTTCTGCTTCATCTTGCTGGCTTTCTCCCCCAGAGTCCTTACAGAAAAACCCAATTGTGGGAGACATGGTCCAGCTATCAAATTCCCTTTCAGCTTCAAAGATAGCCACCCCGAAAATTCTGGGTATCCCGGGTTTCTTGTGTCCTGCAATGAAAAGCAGGAAACCATTCTTGAGCTGCCGATCCCCGTCAAATTtgctataaaaaaaatagactATAAGGCTCAGACAATCCAGCTATATGACCCAGAAGATTGCTTGCTGATGAAGCTATTGCAAGTCCACAACATGTCAATCTCTCCCTTCCACTACTCAGAAGACCAAATGGATGACATTACCTTGTTCAATTGTTCTTCAGCTGGAAGGGAATTGCCGTTCTGGTCGATTTATCCAGTGTCCTGCTTTAGAGGCCTTGCTTACCAGATCTACTatgtttcttcttcctctgaaATTGAGTACTTGCCCCTCTTGTCTTGTACAAAGATGCGTAGTCTTTCATCAGTTCCATACACGTCGCGTACAACTCCGAGTCTTTCTTTGGAATGGTATGAACCAAATTGTGGACCATGTGAAGGAAAGGGCAAGATATGTGGATTGAAGAACAATGGCACCACTAGTACTGAAATTGAATGCCTTCCCAGGAAGAAAGAAGGTACCTAGTAACATTAACATACATGAATAAGTTCTGCTATATATTTGTTACAGATTCCTAGCATATAATATGATGATTATTCCTGCATTCATGAAGTGTGATATAGAATTATAGAGTAGCAGCGGACAGGAAGTGTGATATAGAGCATGCATATTTTGGACATGATGACTTGATAGAAAGTTGGAAACTTAGCACAGATCATCACTGGAAATAGGCAACTCATTCAGACCCACATCACTTTTGTTAAAAGTTCATCTGCAATGTCACATCATATTggtaatttgatatatatggtctggtttttctgtttctctttttctccaGGTTCGAAAACAAAGCTAGTAGCTACTGGTGAGTTTTTTAACAGATGTTAGTTTGTTTCATCTCAAGAATCCATTGTAGATTTTTACTCAGAAAATTAACTTGCAGGTGCATCCTTGGGTTCATTTTTACTTGTGCTACTTGCTGGGGCAGCTTATCATGTTTATAGTTCCGACAGAAAGGAAAAACAGAATCaattaaaaattgaaagatTTTTAGGGGATTACAGAGCCCTCAAACCAAGCAGATACTCTTATGCAGATATCAAGAGGATTACAGATCAGTTCAAGGACAAATTAGGTCAAGGAGCCTATGGAACTGTTTATAAGGGAAAGCTTTCTTCTGAATGTTTTGTTGCTGTGAAAGTCCTTAATAATACTAAGGGGGATGGGGAAGAGTTTGTTAATGAAGTGGGAACAATGGGTCATATCCACCATGTCAATGTGGTTCGCTTGGTAGGATTTTGCGCTGATGGGTTTAGACGAGCTCTTGTTTATGACTTCTTACCTAATGGTTCACTGCAAGATTTTATTTCAACAGCAGACAATAACAACGCTTTCCTTGGTTGGGATAAGTTGCAAGATATTGCTCTAGGCATAGCGAAAGGAATTGAATATTTGCACCAAGGATGCGATCAACGAATCCTCCATTTTGACATCAAACCCCACAATGTGTTGCTTGACCATAACTTCACCCCAaagatttctgattttggtttGGCCAAGTTATGTTCCAAGGATCAGAGTATAGTTTCCATGACTACAGCTAGGGGAACAATGGGGTACATTGCACCTGAAGTATTCTCCAGAAACTTTGGAAATGTGTCCTACAAGTCAGATGTGTATAGTTATGGCATGGTATTGCTGGAGATGGTGGGAGGGAGAAAGAACATGAGTTCAACCACAGAGGACACAACTGAAGTGTACTACCCAGAATGGATCTATAATCTACTAGAAGAAGGCGAAGACCTTCGGATCCATGTTGGGGAAGAAGGAGATGCTAAAATAGCAAAGAGACTTGCTATTGTAGGTCTCTGGTGCATCCAATGGCACCCGGTGGATCGTCCTTCTATGAAAGGTGTGGTTCAGATGTTAGAAGGAGGAGAAACCTTAACTATGCCTCCCAATCCCTTTGCCTCTCAAGGTTCTACAGGGAGTGTAAATACACCTGCCAGAAGATTAAACCTTCAACTGGAAGCAAT
This genomic interval carries:
- the LOC126803470 gene encoding uncharacterized protein LOC126803470 — encoded protein: MGVYALNPIANGTDNKKCVPSSCGIIHNISYPFRLKHDPKHCGVSSFTLECDNNVTMLRLSSGKYYVKEINYRDGNIRVVDPGIEKNNCATLPRFPLDESIYRSYGTSSSTPLAFLKCANQVHSSSYVSTASCLKSEAYGYVKRGTTTVSELEDGCSIESTTLITTSATMKRNMSYEDIHKELLYGFDLEYDVTYVWVNCRERKQWSYPEDRCFPHSLTGFFQLLWAYIYDFVLLELNICKNLY
- the LOC126803469 gene encoding rust resistance kinase Lr10-like; its protein translation is MGFTVRFILGAPFVIALLIYKWRRRHLSSNNTIEDFLQSGNFMPIRYTYSNIKKMSNGFKDKLGEGGYGSVYKGKLRSGHLGAIKLLGNSNANGDDFVSEVATIGRIHHVNVVQLVGYCVEGSKRALVYDFMPNGSLDKFIYSKEGLITLSCKKMYEIAVGVARGIEYLHRGCEMQILHFDIKPHNILLDENFIPKLSDFGLAKLYPVDNSIVSSMAARGTMGYIAPELFYKNIGGVSYKADVYSFGMLLMEMASRRKNVNALVEHSSQIYFPSWVHDQYNEGKNLEIGDGKTDEDKKIIKKMIITALWCIQMKPNDRPSMKRAIAMLEGDVECLEMPMKPSLCPERLQAI
- the LOC126802145 gene encoding rust resistance kinase Lr10-like, producing the protein MQKTLISSFCFILLAFSPRVLTEKPNCGRHGPAIKFPFSFKDSHPENSGYPGFLVSCNEKQETILELPIPVKFAIKKIDYKAQTIQLYDPEDCLLMKLLQVHNMSISPFHYSEDQMDDITLFNCSSAGRELPFWSIYPVSCFRGLAYQIYYVSSSSEIEYLPLLSCTKMRSLSSVPYTSRTTPSLSLEWYEPNCGPCEGKGKICGLKNNGTTSTEIECLPRKKEGSKTKLVATGASLGSFLLVLLAGAAYHVYSSDRKEKQNQLKIERFLGDYRALKPSRYSYADIKRITDQFKDKLGQGAYGTVYKGKLSSECFVAVKVLNNTKGDGEEFVNEVGTMGHIHHVNVVRLVGFCADGFRRALVYDFLPNGSLQDFISTADNNNAFLGWDKLQDIALGIAKGIEYLHQGCDQRILHFDIKPHNVLLDHNFTPKISDFGLAKLCSKDQSIVSMTTARGTMGYIAPEVFSRNFGNVSYKSDVYSYGMVLLEMVGGRKNMSSTTEDTTEVYYPEWIYNLLEEGEDLRIHVGEEGDAKIAKRLAIVGLWCIQWHPVDRPSMKGVVQMLEGGETLTMPPNPFASQGSTGSANTPARRLNLQLEAIAELE